In a single window of the Bacillus mycoides genome:
- the argS gene encoding arginine--tRNA ligase, producing MNSLEQVKGLIKEEIQAAVLKAELATEEQIPNVVLESPKDKTNGDFSTNMAMQLARVAKKAPRMIAEDLVANFDKAKASIEKIEIAGPGFINFYMDNSYLTDLIPTIVNAGEAYGETNTGKGEKVQIEFVSANPTGDLHLGHARGAAVGDTLCNVLAKAGYDVSREYYINDAGNQIHNLALSVEARYMQALGLEKEMPEDGYHGADIIGIGKRLAEEFGDRYAKADAEESYEFYRSYGLKYELAKLQKDLESFRVNFDVWFSETSLYKNGKIDQALAVLKERDEIFEEGGATWFRSMTYGDDKNRVLIKNDGSYTYLTPDIAYHRDKLERGFDKLINIWGADHHGYIPRMKAAIQALGYDKETLEVEIIQMVQLYQNGEKMKMSKRTGKAVTLRELMEEVGVDAMRYFFAMRSGDSHLDFDMDLAVSKSNENPVYYAQYAHARVCSILRQGEELGLATGGDVNYKLVTSEKEVELLKKLGEFPAVVADAAQKRLPHRITSYAFELAAALHSFYNAEKVLNQDNLELSKARYELMKAVRTTLQNALAIVGVSAPEKM from the coding sequence ATGAATTCTTTAGAACAAGTAAAAGGATTGATTAAAGAAGAAATTCAAGCTGCTGTATTAAAGGCAGAACTAGCGACAGAAGAACAAATTCCAAACGTTGTATTAGAATCTCCAAAAGATAAAACAAATGGTGACTTCTCTACAAATATGGCAATGCAACTTGCACGCGTTGCGAAAAAAGCACCTCGTATGATTGCAGAAGACTTAGTTGCAAACTTCGATAAAGCAAAAGCTTCTATTGAAAAAATTGAAATCGCTGGTCCTGGTTTCATTAACTTCTACATGGATAATAGCTACTTAACAGACTTAATCCCAACAATCGTCAACGCTGGTGAAGCATACGGTGAAACGAATACTGGTAAAGGTGAAAAAGTACAAATTGAGTTCGTATCTGCGAATCCAACAGGTGATCTTCACTTAGGACATGCACGTGGTGCGGCAGTAGGTGACACTTTATGTAACGTATTAGCAAAAGCAGGATATGATGTATCTCGTGAGTACTACATTAATGATGCTGGTAACCAAATTCATAACTTAGCTCTTTCTGTTGAAGCTCGTTACATGCAAGCTTTAGGTTTAGAGAAAGAAATGCCAGAAGACGGTTACCATGGTGCGGACATCATTGGAATCGGTAAACGCTTAGCTGAAGAGTTTGGCGATCGTTATGCAAAAGCTGATGCAGAAGAAAGTTATGAATTCTATCGTTCATACGGTTTAAAATATGAGTTAGCAAAACTTCAAAAAGACTTAGAAAGCTTCCGTGTTAACTTCGATGTGTGGTTCTCAGAAACATCATTATACAAAAACGGAAAAATTGATCAAGCTCTTGCTGTATTAAAAGAGCGTGATGAAATCTTTGAAGAAGGCGGAGCAACTTGGTTCCGTTCAATGACTTATGGTGACGATAAAAACCGTGTATTAATTAAAAACGACGGTTCTTACACATACTTAACGCCAGATATCGCTTACCACCGTGATAAATTAGAGCGTGGTTTTGATAAGCTAATCAACATTTGGGGTGCTGACCACCACGGTTACATTCCTCGTATGAAAGCTGCTATTCAAGCGCTAGGTTACGATAAAGAAACACTTGAAGTAGAAATCATCCAAATGGTACAACTGTACCAAAATGGTGAAAAAATGAAGATGAGTAAGCGTACAGGTAAAGCAGTTACACTTCGTGAGCTTATGGAAGAAGTAGGCGTGGACGCAATGCGTTACTTCTTCGCAATGCGTAGCGGTGATTCTCATTTAGACTTTGATATGGACTTAGCTGTATCAAAATCTAATGAAAACCCAGTATACTATGCACAATATGCTCATGCTCGCGTATGCAGTATCCTTCGTCAAGGTGAAGAGTTAGGATTAGCTACAGGCGGAGACGTGAATTACAAACTTGTTACTTCTGAGAAAGAAGTAGAGTTACTGAAAAAACTTGGTGAATTCCCAGCTGTAGTTGCGGATGCAGCGCAAAAACGTCTGCCACACCGCATTACAAGCTATGCATTTGAATTAGCAGCAGCATTACACAGCTTCTACAATGCAGAAAAAGTATTAAACCAAGATAACTTAGAATTAAGTAAAGCTCGTTACGAATTAATGAAAGCAGTACGCACTACACTTCAAAATGCATTAGCAATCGTAGGAGTATCTGCACCAGAAAAAATGTAA
- a CDS encoding S66 family peptidase has protein sequence MLKYFLNLNILSFKGVNLVLPTKLKKGDEIRVISPSCSSSIVSNENRDLAIKRLTDIGFQVTFSKYADEIDRFASSSISSRVQDLHEAFRDPNVKAILTTLGGYNSNGLLKHLDYDLIRENPKIFCGYSDITALSNAIYAKTGLVTYSGPHFSSFGMEKGLDYTTDYFLKCLTSHEPIEILPAETWSDDSWYMDQENREFIKNEGYVSIQEGEAMGDIIGGNMSTFNLLQGTPYMPSLQDKILFLEEDSLTGKSTLKTFDRYLHSLMHQPDFEHVKGIVIGRMQKGAECTIEDIQEMIASKPELTHIPIIANTSFGHTTPIFTFPIGGRAKIISNKESSAITILTH, from the coding sequence ATGTTAAAATATTTTTTAAATCTAAATATTCTTTCATTTAAAGGGGTGAATTTGGTGCTACCAACAAAATTAAAAAAAGGTGATGAAATAAGGGTTATTTCACCATCTTGTAGTTCAAGTATTGTCTCAAATGAAAACAGAGACCTTGCTATAAAAAGATTAACCGACATAGGCTTTCAAGTTACATTCTCAAAATATGCTGATGAGATAGATCGATTCGCTTCCTCTTCTATTTCTTCACGAGTTCAAGACCTCCACGAAGCATTTAGAGATCCTAATGTAAAAGCCATTTTGACGACACTTGGCGGATACAACTCTAATGGTTTATTGAAACATCTCGATTATGATTTAATTCGAGAAAATCCGAAAATTTTCTGCGGTTATTCTGATATTACCGCTTTAAGTAACGCGATTTATGCTAAAACAGGCTTAGTTACATATTCAGGTCCTCACTTCTCTTCATTTGGAATGGAGAAAGGGCTCGATTATACGACCGATTACTTTTTAAAGTGCTTAACTTCTCATGAACCTATTGAAATACTACCAGCTGAAACTTGGAGCGATGACTCTTGGTATATGGATCAAGAAAATCGAGAATTTATTAAAAATGAAGGATATGTTTCAATTCAAGAAGGGGAAGCGATGGGAGATATTATTGGTGGCAATATGAGCACATTTAATTTACTGCAAGGTACACCATATATGCCAAGCTTACAGGACAAAATTTTATTTCTTGAAGAGGATAGTTTAACAGGAAAATCTACCCTAAAAACTTTTGATCGATATTTACATTCTCTTATGCATCAACCTGACTTTGAACATGTAAAAGGCATTGTTATAGGACGAATGCAAAAAGGAGCAGAATGTACGATAGAAGACATTCAAGAAATGATTGCTTCAAAGCCTGAACTTACACATATACCTATCATTGCAAATACAAGTTTCGGACATACAACTCCTATTTTTACTTTCCCAATTGGCGGAAGGGCAAAAATCATTTCTAATAAAGAAAGTTCAGCTATCACCATTTTAACGCACTAA
- the speE gene encoding polyamine aminopropyltransferase: MELWFTEKQTKHFGITARINRTLHTEQTEFQKLDMVETEEFGNMLILDGMVMTTEKDEFVYHEMVAHVPLFTHPNPENVLVVGGGDGGVIREVLKHPSVKKATLVEIDGKVIEYSKQYLPSIAGALDDERVEVKVGDGFLHIAESENEYDVIMVDSTEPVGPAVNLFTKGFYAGISKALKEDGIFVAQTDNPWFTPELITTVFKDVKEIFPITRLYTANIPTYPSGLWTFTIGSKKHDPLEVSEERFHEIETKYYTKELHNAAFALPKFVGDLIK, from the coding sequence ATGGAACTATGGTTCACTGAAAAGCAAACAAAGCATTTTGGAATTACGGCGCGTATTAACCGCACATTACATACGGAGCAAACAGAATTCCAAAAACTTGATATGGTTGAAACGGAAGAGTTCGGAAACATGCTTATTTTAGATGGCATGGTTATGACAACAGAAAAGGACGAGTTCGTTTATCATGAAATGGTAGCGCACGTACCTTTATTTACACATCCAAACCCTGAAAACGTATTAGTAGTAGGTGGTGGCGATGGTGGTGTTATTCGTGAAGTATTAAAACACCCAAGCGTAAAGAAAGCAACTCTTGTTGAAATTGATGGAAAAGTAATTGAGTACTCTAAACAATACTTACCATCAATTGCAGGCGCATTAGATGATGAGCGTGTAGAAGTAAAAGTAGGAGACGGTTTCCTACACATCGCAGAAAGCGAAAATGAATATGACGTAATTATGGTAGATTCTACTGAGCCAGTAGGCCCAGCAGTAAACCTGTTTACAAAAGGCTTCTACGCTGGAATTTCTAAAGCGTTAAAAGAAGATGGTATTTTCGTTGCTCAAACGGACAACCCTTGGTTTACACCAGAACTAATTACAACTGTGTTTAAAGACGTAAAAGAGATTTTCCCAATTACTCGTCTATACACAGCAAACATTCCGACGTATCCAAGTGGACTTTGGACGTTCACAATCGGATCTAAAAAACATGATCCATTAGAAGTAAGTGAAGAGCGTTTCCATGAAATCGAAACGAAATATTACACAAAAGAATTACACAATGCAGCATTCGCATTACCGAAATTTGTTGGCGATTTAATTAAGTAA
- a CDS encoding DUF1934 domain-containing protein: MKKQLAGLPVHVHFVTEIREGARKETVAFEANGQYYVKGQGTYITFQEPNEQGEVKTIIKIQDEQVLIMRSGAISMRQTHVKGEWTTGTYTSELGTFALQTKTDNVLFKWSDEKKKGQLFLTYALLLSEQEAGRYTITLNLKEAK, translated from the coding sequence GTGAAGAAACAACTTGCAGGCTTGCCGGTACACGTTCATTTCGTAACAGAAATCCGTGAAGGGGCGAGGAAGGAAACCGTTGCTTTTGAAGCAAATGGTCAATACTATGTAAAAGGTCAAGGTACATATATAACATTCCAAGAGCCGAACGAACAAGGCGAAGTGAAAACAATTATTAAAATTCAAGATGAACAAGTTCTCATTATGCGTTCAGGTGCTATTTCTATGCGTCAGACGCATGTGAAAGGTGAATGGACAACTGGTACGTATACGAGTGAACTTGGTACGTTTGCATTGCAAACGAAAACTGATAACGTTCTTTTTAAATGGTCGGATGAAAAGAAAAAAGGACAACTCTTCTTAACGTACGCATTGCTTCTAAGTGAACAAGAAGCTGGCAGATATACAATTACACTTAATTTGAAGGAGGCAAAATAA
- a CDS encoding PTS sugar transporter subunit IIC, producing MAILQGLALLLVVLCLFTLFSYRAPYGMKAMGALANAAIASFLIEAFHRYIGGEMFHNDFLQSVGVASGSMSGVAAAILVALAIGVSPVYAVLIGIATSGFGILPGFFAGYVCAFVVKFLENKLPAGVEFLAILCIAAPISRGMAMLMDPLVNATLGKIGSMISVATTESPIIMGIMLGGLITVISTSPLSSMALTAMLGLTGLPMAIGSLAVAASAPMNFIFFKRLKICSKKDTIAVAIEPLTQADVVSANPIPIYMTNFVGGALAGIITSLFQLVNNAPGTASPIPGLLVLFGFNDVIKVTIAAVLCGIVTTIIGYVGSIVFRKYPIRSADEIRGITSEEKVA from the coding sequence ATGGCTATCTTGCAAGGTTTAGCACTATTACTTGTTGTACTTTGTCTATTTACACTTTTCAGTTACCGTGCGCCTTACGGAATGAAAGCAATGGGCGCTTTAGCTAATGCAGCAATCGCAAGTTTTCTTATTGAAGCATTTCACCGTTATATTGGTGGAGAAATGTTTCATAATGACTTTTTACAATCAGTAGGAGTAGCTTCTGGTAGCATGAGCGGTGTCGCAGCGGCAATTTTAGTCGCATTAGCAATCGGTGTCTCACCCGTATACGCTGTTTTAATCGGTATAGCTACTAGTGGATTCGGTATTTTACCAGGATTTTTCGCTGGATACGTTTGTGCTTTCGTCGTGAAATTTCTCGAAAATAAATTACCAGCTGGTGTAGAATTTTTAGCAATTCTATGTATTGCCGCACCAATTTCACGTGGAATGGCCATGCTTATGGATCCACTCGTTAACGCAACACTCGGTAAAATCGGTTCTATGATTTCAGTTGCGACTACAGAAAGTCCTATCATTATGGGTATTATGCTTGGTGGATTAATAACAGTTATTTCTACATCTCCATTAAGTTCTATGGCACTAACTGCAATGCTTGGATTAACTGGTTTACCAATGGCAATTGGTAGTCTTGCCGTAGCAGCTTCTGCCCCAATGAACTTCATTTTCTTTAAACGACTAAAAATCTGTTCAAAGAAAGATACAATCGCCGTGGCAATCGAGCCGTTAACACAGGCCGATGTTGTCTCAGCAAATCCAATTCCTATCTATATGACAAACTTTGTTGGCGGTGCGCTTGCCGGTATTATTACGTCGCTATTCCAGCTCGTTAATAATGCACCAGGGACAGCATCACCAATTCCAGGACTTCTCGTACTGTTCGGATTTAATGATGTAATAAAAGTAACGATTGCTGCCGTATTATGTGGAATCGTTACCACTATTATTGGATACGTCGGTTCCATTGTGTTCCGCAAATATCCAATCCGTTCTGCTGATGAAATTCGCGGAATTACTTCGGAAGAGAAAGTTGCGTAA
- the speB gene encoding agmatinase has protein sequence MRFDEAYSGKVFIKSHPSFEESEAVIYGMPMDWTVSFRPGSRFGPARIREVSIGLEEYSPYLDRELEEVKYFDAGDIPLPFGNPQRSIDMIEEYVTKLLDAGKFPLGLGGEHLVSWPIFKAMAKKYPDLAIIHMDAHTDLRESYEGEPLSHSTPIRKVCDLIGPENVYSFGIRSGMKEEFEWAKEVGMNLYKFDVLEPLKEVLPKLAGRPVYVTIDIDVLDPAHAPGTGTLEAGGITSKELLESIVAIANSNIKVVGADLVEVAPVYDHSDQTPIAASKFVREMLLGWVK, from the coding sequence ATGCGTTTTGATGAAGCTTATTCAGGTAAAGTATTTATTAAAAGTCATCCAAGTTTTGAAGAGTCAGAGGCAGTTATTTACGGGATGCCTATGGATTGGACAGTAAGTTTCCGTCCAGGATCTCGCTTTGGCCCTGCACGTATTCGTGAAGTATCAATCGGTCTTGAAGAATATAGTCCGTATTTAGATCGTGAACTAGAAGAGGTAAAATATTTTGATGCGGGTGATATCCCATTACCATTTGGGAATCCACAGCGCAGCATAGACATGATTGAAGAATATGTAACAAAACTATTAGATGCCGGTAAGTTTCCACTAGGTCTCGGCGGAGAGCACTTAGTGTCTTGGCCAATTTTTAAGGCAATGGCAAAAAAATATCCGGATTTAGCAATCATCCATATGGATGCTCATACTGACTTACGTGAGTCATATGAGGGAGAGCCTTTATCCCACTCTACACCAATTCGTAAAGTGTGCGATTTAATTGGTCCGGAAAACGTATATTCTTTCGGTATTCGTTCTGGAATGAAGGAAGAATTCGAATGGGCAAAAGAAGTAGGTATGAACTTATATAAATTTGACGTATTAGAACCGTTAAAGGAAGTATTACCGAAACTTGCAGGACGCCCAGTCTATGTCACAATTGACATCGACGTATTAGACCCAGCTCACGCTCCTGGAACAGGAACATTAGAAGCTGGAGGTATCACATCTAAAGAACTATTAGAGTCCATCGTAGCAATTGCAAATTCAAATATAAAAGTAGTCGGAGCAGACTTAGTAGAAGTAGCTCCAGTCTACGATCATAGTGATCAAACACCAATCGCAGCAAGCAAATTCGTGCGGGAAATGCTGCTCGGTTGGGTTAAATAA
- a CDS encoding MFS transporter, with protein MESKQKLGRLITVVATFLAFSGIGVVDPILPSIAEQIGASHWQVEMLFTAYILTMAIMMLPAGIFASRFGDKRMMTIGLAIVTVFAFICGISQTIAQLSLFRAGWGLGNAMFFATAMTLLIALSKEVHEAVGLYEAAIGLGMAGGPLLGGILGGHSWRYPFFATSILISLAFILVFFFVKEPERKVKRKAAGVGELLNLVKYKPFMQGAISGMLYYYGFFVVLAYSPLIMHLSAIQLGFVFCGWGLALAYGSAILAHKLEGKYEPKTLLKGSLLVFAIFLIALFFVKIMWLQIVLIVLSGLASGLNNALFTSYVMDISPYERSVTSGVYNFVRWLGGAIAPILSGVIGHTVSPQSPFLVGGIVVLVGCVMILIPIRKPVEIETQTLS; from the coding sequence ATGGAGAGCAAACAAAAATTAGGGAGATTGATTACAGTGGTGGCTACCTTCCTTGCCTTTTCAGGTATAGGAGTAGTCGACCCAATTTTACCAAGTATTGCTGAACAAATTGGTGCTTCGCATTGGCAAGTCGAGATGTTATTTACAGCATATATTTTAACGATGGCAATTATGATGTTACCAGCTGGAATATTTGCATCAAGATTTGGTGATAAACGAATGATGACGATCGGTCTTGCGATTGTAACTGTATTTGCATTTATATGTGGTATATCGCAAACGATTGCTCAATTATCTCTTTTCCGCGCGGGGTGGGGATTAGGAAATGCGATGTTCTTCGCAACGGCGATGACATTATTAATTGCATTAAGTAAAGAAGTTCATGAAGCAGTAGGATTATATGAAGCAGCTATCGGTTTAGGGATGGCAGGTGGCCCATTGTTAGGTGGTATATTAGGTGGACATTCTTGGCGTTACCCATTTTTTGCGACGAGTATTTTAATTTCTTTAGCATTTATTTTAGTTTTCTTTTTTGTAAAAGAACCGGAGCGAAAAGTGAAGCGTAAAGCGGCAGGCGTAGGAGAATTACTTAACCTGGTGAAGTATAAACCGTTTATGCAAGGTGCTATTTCGGGAATGTTATACTACTACGGATTTTTCGTCGTGTTAGCATATTCACCACTTATTATGCATTTATCTGCTATTCAATTAGGATTTGTATTTTGCGGATGGGGATTAGCATTAGCTTACGGATCAGCAATTTTAGCGCATAAGCTAGAAGGTAAATATGAACCAAAAACATTGTTAAAAGGTAGTTTACTCGTATTTGCGATTTTCTTAATTGCACTATTCTTCGTTAAAATTATGTGGTTACAAATCGTGTTAATCGTCCTATCAGGATTAGCATCAGGCTTAAATAACGCGTTATTTACAAGTTATGTAATGGATATTTCACCTTATGAAAGATCTGTTACATCAGGTGTTTATAACTTCGTTCGTTGGTTAGGAGGCGCGATTGCTCCAATTTTATCAGGAGTCATCGGTCATACAGTTTCACCACAAAGTCCGTTTTTAGTCGGTGGAATTGTTGTGTTAGTTGGTTGCGTAATGATCTTAATTCCGATTCGTAAACCGGTAGAAATAGAGACACAAACCCTTTCTTAA
- a CDS encoding YxeA family protein, which translates to MKLVIKVLAVFAIILGGTAYYLNTKTEGVHAFVDNFFSNKEIQDYYAVIDKSEKKDDEYLYTFKGYTEDGKLQVIKRMVNRELHTGAFIKIYAKGMQGKGWAEISKESIPQKALQKIEKP; encoded by the coding sequence ATGAAATTGGTAATTAAAGTTTTAGCTGTGTTCGCCATTATTTTAGGTGGAACAGCATATTATTTAAACACGAAAACAGAAGGTGTGCATGCTTTTGTAGACAACTTCTTTTCAAATAAAGAAATACAAGATTATTATGCTGTTATAGATAAAAGTGAGAAAAAAGACGATGAATATTTGTATACATTTAAAGGGTATACAGAAGATGGAAAGCTACAAGTTATTAAAAGAATGGTGAACCGTGAATTGCATACGGGTGCTTTTATAAAAATTTATGCAAAAGGTATGCAGGGAAAAGGATGGGCTGAAATCTCGAAAGAATCAATCCCGCAAAAAGCGTTGCAAAAAATAGAAAAACCATAA